From Desulfonatronum thiosulfatophilum:
TGTCGCACCCCTGGCGCAAGTCCGGCGGCGGCCCTTTCACCGCCACCTCGAATCCAGCCTCCTTGAGCAGGGTCTCGGCGCGGATCACATCGCCGGTGCTGTGGTACAGCAACAGCCCCTTCTCGGAAACGCCGCGCTCCTTCTTTCCGGTCCCGCGGAACAGGCCGCGCAGATACTGGATCATTTTTGGAGCACCAGGCGGAAATTTCCGTCCGGCTCATCACTCGCCGCGACAGTCCAACCTTTGCGTCGGGCGGCCCGGTCGACATTTTCCCGGCTGGCTTCGTTGTCCACTAGCACTTCCAGTTCGCCATTCCCGGTCTTGTCCATGGCGTTGACGGCCAGCAGCACAGGCTGGGGACAGGAAAAACCTCGTGCGTCAATTACTTGCGTCATGATTCGGCATCCTCCTTCAGGATCGCTTGCAGTTGGTTACACCGATGAACAGCAGGATTGCAAACCCGACAATCACCGCGGCCATGCCGTTGGGACCGATGCCCGCCGGAGAACTGGCCAGACCGAAATTGTGGGCCACCGCCGCGCCCACGATGAGCCCCAGGGCGAAAACCCCGGCATCGCTGTTGCCTTCGCCGGACATGAACAACTGGCGTCCTGGACACCCGCCAGCCAGGGCAAAGGCCAATCCGGCCACGGCCATGCCTGCGAAATTCCAGTACCATTGGGTGTGGGCCACGGGTTGCCCCTCGAAGCCCGGATTGAACTGCCCCAGGAACAGATTGGCCGCCCACGCCGCCACAAGCAGGGCAATCAGACCGAACATCAGGTACCACTGCCGGAACAGCAGCACGTCACGGATGGCGCCCATGGTGCAAAACCGGCTGCGCTGGGCCAGGAAACCGATTCCCAGTCCCGCGGCCATGGCGACCGCAAAAGGAGCATACGCCGCTCCGGGGCCGCTGAGCGAATACCAGAGTACGCCGCTTTGCGCTTCGCCTGCGATGGGCGGATAGATCAGACGCAACGCCAGCAATCCGACCATGATCAGAGGCAGCATCAAACCGGCGCTCCAGCTCTGAACCTGGCTACGGCCCAAATTGAAGCCCCGCTTGAAGAACAGCGTCCCGATCCAGACCCCGGCCGCCAGCCCGGCCAAACCGAACAGGGCGTTGCCGTCGCCGCCGGCCAGACGCAGGATGGCCCGCCAGGGGCAACCCAGAAAGACCAGGGCTCCGATCATGGCGATCATGCCCAGCACGAACCGGGTCAACGGCGCCGACCCTCCGGTGGGCTTGAATTCCTTGAACATCAGCGCCGCTCCGAAGGATCCCAGAACGAAACCCAGGATTTCGGGCCGCAGGTACTGCACCACCCCGGCCCGGTGCATGCCGACGGAACCGGCGATATCGCGCCCGAAACAGGCCACGCAGATTCCCATGTTCGTCGGATTGCCGGCATTTTGCAGAAAGGAGGCCAGCACCCCGATAACCGATCCCACGGCAATGATGCCGATGGTCGTGGCAAAAATGTTCTTAACAGCCCCTGGCATTCTCTTTCTCCTTGTAACTTGGGTTGACGTTTGGACCGACGAAATCACCTTGACGTCGAACATGCTGTCCGACATTCCGTCCATGCGAGCATGTTTGCCGTCATGTTTTGCTCGCGGGTGGAACAGTGAGCGGGCAAGCAAGTTCATGCGCCTTGTAGAGATGCTCGGTTCCACAGCATGGACAGCTTACATGTACCATACCGTCAAGCCGCCTATGCCCCTCCCGTGACGTCTCTACGCGCAGATTCGGGTCAACGGACCACTGATTCGACCAGTATCCTTTTTGTGTTTGCGGGCAGATGAAGTAGAGGTTCACCATTTTTCCCTTGAGCCCTGAACAGCACGTACATGAACGATGGTGCATCATTCATGGAATCATATGGATTAACTCCGTGCTCCTATACGAAAGAGAACGATATCGTCCAATTGCTTTATCTGATGAAGATTCACCTCATCCATCGGTTTTCTCTATGCACCCTGCATTCGGTCGGATTATTAAAAGACAACAACAGATCACCTGCTGTCCGGACGTTCAGGGGCAATACGTGCCGCACTGGGGTGCGGCGATCCCAGGGGAAGCGGCGCCGCAGGTGCGCGCTTCGCAAGTCGAGTTTGAAGTCAGCTTTTTTTTTGAAACTGAGACGCAAAAAGGCCGGAACGCAGCAGCGTTCCGGCC
This genomic window contains:
- a CDS encoding sulfurtransferase TusA family protein, which produces MTQVIDARGFSCPQPVLLAVNAMDKTGNGELEVLVDNEASRENVDRAARRKGWTVAASDEPDGNFRLVLQK
- the yedE gene encoding YedE family putative selenium transporter, producing MPGAVKNIFATTIGIIAVGSVIGVLASFLQNAGNPTNMGICVACFGRDIAGSVGMHRAGVVQYLRPEILGFVLGSFGAALMFKEFKPTGGSAPLTRFVLGMIAMIGALVFLGCPWRAILRLAGGDGNALFGLAGLAAGVWIGTLFFKRGFNLGRSQVQSWSAGLMLPLIMVGLLALRLIYPPIAGEAQSGVLWYSLSGPGAAYAPFAVAMAAGLGIGFLAQRSRFCTMGAIRDVLLFRQWYLMFGLIALLVAAWAANLFLGQFNPGFEGQPVAHTQWYWNFAGMAVAGLAFALAGGCPGRQLFMSGEGNSDAGVFALGLIVGAAVAHNFGLASSPAGIGPNGMAAVIVGFAILLFIGVTNCKRS